From a region of the Arachis ipaensis cultivar K30076 chromosome B09, Araip1.1, whole genome shotgun sequence genome:
- the LOC107619208 gene encoding pentatricopeptide repeat-containing protein At1g02370, mitochondrial produces the protein MNCKRLISGGSWLLRRLCTAATEALPPKKKESLYRKISSLNMTGGSVSQILNQYVMEGNVISKRELERYVVELRKYRKFQHALEIMEWLERRKINFALNDYAVYLDLVSKTKGVAAAENYFSGLPPRAKNKFTYGALLNCYCKEQMTDKALAHFRKMDELHYVTNLAFNNLMTLYIRLGQPEKVPQLVEDMKQRKIPLNDFTYHIWMNSLGNLNDLDGVERVYDEMKRENNDKIDWHTYCNLTSIYVKAKQFEKAESMLKMLEEKAKPSMRDAYHFMLYLYAGTSNLQEVHRVWNSLKTVSPVTSTSYLTMMRALRKLNDTEGIIKCFKDWESNTVGYDIRLVSIAVSAYLSQNLYEEAESLFKEATCKSKGPFFKIHESFMIYFLEKRQLDNAMSHLEALVSESKWHPTPELVGAFLKYYEETDLDGVEELCRIFKSYNYDDSWLTTYITASKVSPEAHQMLKEDSQANHELQNLQADMHSG, from the exons ATGAATTGCAAGCGTCTGATTTCCGGAGGGTCATGGCTACTCCGCCGGCTGTGCACCGCTGCCACTGAGGCTCTGCCACCGAAGAAGAAGGAATCTCTTTATCGGAAGATATCATCGCTGAACATGACCGGAGGGAGCGTGTCTCAGATACTGAACCAGTACGTAATGGAAGGCAACGTCATCAGCAAACGTGAGCTCGAAAGATATGTCGTGGAGCTCCGAAAGTATCGTAAGTTCCAGCACGCACTTGAG ATAATGGAATGGTTGGAGAGGAGGAAAATTAACTTTGCTTTGAATGATTATGCGGTGTACTTAGATCTTGTGTCGAAGACCAAAGGGGTGGCTGCTGCTGAGAATTACTTTAGTGGTCTTCCACCGCGTGCCAAGAACAAGTTTACATATGGTGCTCTTTTGAACTGTTACTGCAAGGAACAAATGACGGACAAGGCACTGGCTCATTTTAGAAAGATGGATGAGTTGCATTATGTCACTAACCTGGCCTTCAACAACTTGATGACTCTGTATATAAGGCTGGGTCAGCCCGAGAAGGTGCCTCAGCTGGTGGAAGATATGAAGCAGAGGAAGATCCCCTTGAATGATTTCACATATCATATATGGATGAATAGCCTCGGGAATCTGAATGATCTCGACGGTGTTGAAAGAGTCTATGACGAGATGAAAAGAGAAAACAATGACAAAATTGATTGGCATACTTATTGCAACCTTACTTCTATCTATGTAAAGGCCAAACAGTTTGAGAAAGCCGAGTCTATGCTTAAGATGCTAGAAGAAAAGGCGAAACCCTCAATGCGTGACGCTTATCATTTCATGCTTTACCTCTACGCAGGCACTTCTAATCTACAAGAGGTTCATAGAGTGTGGAACTCCCTCAAGACGGTCTCCCCAGTGACCAGCACAAGTTATTTGACTATGATGCGTGCCCTTCGGAAGCTTAATGATACGGAGGGTATAATAAAATGCTTTAAGGATTGGGAATCTAACACTGTTGGTTATGATATAAGGTTGGTTAGTATTGCTGTCAGTGCTTACTTGAGTCAGAACCTGTATGAAGAAGCTGAATCACTCTTTAAAGAGGCTACTTGTAAGAGCAAAGGACCTTTCTTTAAGATTCACGAATCGTTCATGATCTACTTCTTGGAGAAGCGTCAGTTGGATAATGCCATGAGCCACCTTGAAGCACTGGTTTCAGAAAGCAAATGGCACCCTACACCAGAATTAGTAGGTGCTTTTCTGAAGTATTATGAAGAGACAGATCTTGATGGTGTTGAGGAGTTATGCAGGATTTTCAAGAGTTACAATTATGATGATTCCTGGCTTACGACGTACATTACAGCATCGAAAGTGTCTcctgaagctcatcaaatgttgaaagaAGATTCTCAAGCAAACCATGAACTTCAGAACCTGCAAGCTGACATGCACTCTGGATAG
- the LOC107619455 gene encoding beta-carotene isomerase D27, chloroplastic: MKALGLVGARAPTGFTTSFHEPKQKRLRNNPFCVSCSSSSKTVQEQAKTVVLKSEYKPGVFDDFFLNLFRNKLVQEVGWDSQKPGYDGLIEVVNRLMKMGKTNSDTIEAAVRVLRALFPPFLLELYKIFIAPLGRGKIAAMMVARVTALTCQWLMGPCKVNSVELPDGTLCSSGVFVERCKYLEESKCVGICINTCKFPTQTFFKDHMGVPLLMEPNFADYSCQFKFGVLASPHEDDSVLKEPCLEICPNAAKRRTVARNIDVTTCPKT, from the exons ATGAAAGCGTTAGGCCTTGTTGGTGCTCGTGCTCCAACGGGGTTTACAACTTCTTTCCACGAACCTAAGCAGAAGCGTCTTCGGAACAATCCGTTTTGCGTTTCTTGCTCTTCTTCGTCCAAAACG gTACAAGAACAAGCTAAAACTGTTGTTCTAAAATCTGAATACAAGCCCGGAGTGTTTGATGATTTTTTCCTCAATTTGTTCCGCAACAAATTGGTACAG GAGGTGGGATGGGACTCACAGAAACCTGGATATGATGGGcttatcgaagttgtgaaccgtCTAATGAAGATGGGTAAAACAAATTCTGATACCATAGAAGCAGCG GTACGAGTATTAAGGGCTCTGTTCCCTCCATTCCTTTTGGAGCTCTATAAAATCTTTATAGCTCCTTTGGGAAGGGGCAAAATTGCTGCTATGATGGTTG CAAGGGTCACTGCACTGACTTGTCAATGGCTCATGGGCCCATGCAAAGTCAATTCCGTAGAGTTACCGGATGGAACCTTATGTAGTAGTGGG GTGTTTGTGGAGAGATGTAAGTACTTGGAGGAAAGCAAGTGTGTTGGCATTTGCATTAACACTTGTAAGTTTCCAACTCAG ACGTTCTTCAAGGATCATATGGGAGTTCCATTACTTATGGAACCCAATTTTGCTGATTACAGCTGTCAG TTCAAATTCGGAGTTCTTGCTTCACCGCATGAGGACGATAGTGTCTTGAAGGAGCCTTGCTTGGAAATATGTCCGAATGCAGCAAAACGAAGAACAGTTGCCCGAAATATAGATGTAACTACGTGCCCGAAGACATAA
- the LOC110266788 gene encoding uncharacterized protein LOC110266788 yields MDPSVDKDQANDAMAADVENALANQQPFEEPTFMRSLDLEAMHAPEFSQYINAAELPIMTDGEFTVEMEFSSREVVIKAMKDYTIRRGVDYRVHESEPTTFYAKCTQYDVGCDWLMRVSKMSRKYRWEIKRYNGSHTCTRATITQDHSKLDTNTIAKAIKPLVEVDPSIKVKSVIVEVQSKFNYTKSYHKAWLVKQKGDDLVPNIRVLHRVFWSYYPCIRVFKHCKPIVLDGNNNIMPIEFAIVEGETSEAHRVQLLEEVQGSVSAEAYRQHRIFEDSSRVRDALSAFTRAGEAYTNWLDRIPREQYTLAFDGDTDGII; encoded by the exons ATGGATCCGAGTGTAGACAAAGATCAAGCTAACGATGCTATGGCGGCAGATGTGGAAAATGCACTAGCAAACCAGCAGCCGTTTGAGGAGCCGACTTTCATGCGGTCGTTGGATTTGGAGGCCATGCATGCACCGGAGTTTTCTCAATATATAAATGCAG CAGAGCTTCCTATTATGACGGACGGTGAATTCACCGTAGAAATGGAATTCAGTTCTAGGGAGGTAGTAATTAAGGcgatgaaagattataccatccGTAGAGGTGTAGATTATCGAGTGCATGAGTCGGAACCGACGACATTCTATGCTAAATGTACCCAATACGATGTAGGTTGTGATTGGCTGATGAGGGTTAGCAAAATGTCCAGGAAATACCGCTGGGAGATAAAGAGGTATAATGGTAGTCACACCTGTACTAGGGCCACCATTACTCAAGATCATTCGAAGCTGGATACCAATACAATTGCAAAAGCAATAAAACCATTGGTAGAAGTTGACCCATCTATAAAGGTGAAATCAGTGATTGTGGAAGTACAGTCGAAGTTTAACTACACCAAAAGTTATCACAAAGCATGGTTGGTAAAGCAGAAG GGAGATGACTTGGTTCCTAATATTCGTGTACTACACCgagtcttctggagttattacccttGTATTAGAGTTTTCAAACATTGCAAGCCAATAGTGCTG GATGGCAATAACAATATCATGCCTATTGAATTTGCGATAGTGGAGGGAGAGACATCTGAG GCACATAGAGTCCAACTTCTTGAGGAAGTTCAAGGCTCCGTATCTGCAGAAGCTTATCGTCAACATCG GATATTCGAGGATAGTTCGCGAGTACGAGATGCATTATCAGCATTTACACGAGCGGGTGAGGCTTATACCAATTGGTTGGATCGGATTCCACGTGAGCAATATACTTTGGCATTTGATGGGGATACTGATGGGATCATATGA